Proteins co-encoded in one Stomoxys calcitrans chromosome 5, idStoCalc2.1, whole genome shotgun sequence genomic window:
- the LOC131997819 gene encoding uncharacterized protein LOC131997819: MIHNLEIYCNTWNLEVNLSKSEIMVFRNGGRLAKHEKWKFNGNVIKITNEYKYLGVIFTPKMTFTKHIQNRNNQAKIAINATWKNFVGRTDINMNAKWKLFLAVCRSIQTYAAQVWGFCHFEEVDSLQRYFLKRILKLPVCTPNYVLMLETEVEDTHIYTLGLHLKYIGKTLFQHSGARLPNQLSNIALRRNVFWVKELKSLAASMDIQWPEAFPSSSLWIHRKTESQQRIYKYLDPNKAYLYLNERYTSENITWIFKARSGMISLGYNNFEENESEKMCKLCNLRETETLDHFLGICPVLREFRLAAFSKASLSFVEVLHILDGIEVGNWDKLTTYLRMAYNYRQLLLNEYH, translated from the exons ATGATACacaacctagaaatatactGTAATACCTGGAACCTGGAAGTGAACCTATCAAAATCGGAAATTATGGTTTTCAGGAATGGAGGCAGACTAGCCAAACacgaaaaatggaaatttaatggaaacgtaattaaaattacaaatgaatataaatatttagggGTAATATTCACACCAAAGATGACATTTACTAAACATATCCAAAATCGGAACAACCaagcaaaaattgcaataaacgcAACATGGAAAAACTTTGTAGGCAGAACAGACATAAATATGAACGCAAAATGGAAATTGTTTTTAGCGGTTTGCAGATCCATTCAAACCTACGCTGCCCAAGTTTGGGGGTTCTGTCATTTCGAAGAAGTTGACTCCTTGCAACGTTATTTCTTAAAAAGGATTTTAAAACTACCAGTTTGTACTCCAAACTACGTACTCATGCTAGAAACGGAGGTAGAggatacacatatatataccctGGGACTGCACTTAAAATATATAGGAAAAACTCTGTTTCAGCATTCGGGCGCTAGATTGCCAAACCAGCTATCCAATATTGCATTACGCAGAAATGTCTTCTGGGTAAAAGAACTGAAATCCTTAGCTGCAAGTATGGATATTCAATGGCCTGAAGCATTTCCTTCATCAAGCCTATG GATTCACAGAAAAACGGAAAgccaacaaagaatatataaatacctGGACCCGAACAAAGCCTATCTCTATCTTAATGAGCGATACACATCAGAAAATATTACTTGGATATTTAAAGCTCGCAGTGGAATGATATCCCTGGGTTACAATAACTTTGAAGAGAATGAGTCGGAAAAAATGTGTAAGCTTTGCAACCTAAGAGAAACAGAAACTTTGGACCATTTCCTTGGAATTTGTCCGGTTCTAAGAGAATTTAGATTGGCCGCCTTTAGTAAAGCATCATTGAGCTTCGTAGAAGTACTCCATATACTAGACGGAATTGAAGTGGGAAATTGGGATAAGCTAACAACTTATTTACGAATGGCTTATAATTATCGGCAACTTTTATTAAATGAATatcattaa